CTCCCCGCCGCCTCGGACGTTCAAATAACAGCCGCAGCACTCTGGACCAAATGCAAATCATTCGCAATAACGGGCGCACATGACCCACATCCTTCGCGCCGTTCTGTCACCCGAGGACCTCGCCCGCGTCCGCCAGGAACTCGACGAGCTGACCTGGAAGCCCGGCAAGCGCACCGCCGGCCCAGCCGCGCGCGGAGTGAAGGAAAACCTCCAGGCCGACGGCGCCAACAGCCGCACCCAAGCACTGGAGCGCTTCGTGGCCGACGCTTTGCGCCGGCACGCTCTCTTCGAAATTGCCGCGCGCCCGGCGAAGCTCAGCCGGCTTTTGTTCTCCCGTTACGAACCAGGCATGACCTACGGGACCCATACCGATGACGCGTTGATGGGGCAGGGCGACGCGCGAATTCGCACCGATCTCGCGTTCACGATTTTCCTCTCCGATCGTGGCAGCTACGAAGGCGGCGCGCTCACCATCGAGTCCTCGTTGGGAGAGCAATCCATCAAACTCGAAGCCGGCGACGCTTTGCTCTATCCGGCGGGGTCGATTCACCAAGTGGCGCCGGTGCAGCAAGGCGTGCGTCTCGCCGCCGTCGGTTGGCTGCAAAGCGTGATCGCCGATCCACAGCAGCGCGAGTTGTTGTTTGACCTTTCCATAGCGCGGTCGCGTCTCGCGGAGGCCGGCGTTGCGCGTGAGGATGTGTTGCGGCTCGACAAGGCGGTGTCGAACCTCTTGCGCATGTGGGCGAAGCCCTAAGGAAAAAGCTCGCGCTCGCTCGCGCGCGTTGGCGTCGCGACGAAAGGTTTTCTCAGCGCGACAATCGCGAAGATCGCCGCGGCGATGAACGCCGTTGGCAAGCCAACAAGCAACGCGAGCGGCAGCAACGTCAGCGCTGCGCTCAACGGAAGGGTTACCGCTTCCCCGTCGGGATTTCGCGCCGCGGCGGCGGCTTCGATGAGCCCCACCATCACAAACGGCGCGGCAAGCGAAACCGCCAGTCCGGCGACGACGATATGAACGATCACATCACGGTGCGTGCGCGGCGGCTTGCCCGCTCCCCACGCCGCGCCCAGCGAGATCAACCCAAGCGCAAACGCCAACGCACCTGCCACGCCGATACCGCGCGACATGGCTGGATCGCTGCTCAACAACAATGGCGGCCAGCCGATCGCGAGCGCGAGCGCGATCGGCGTCCAAACAAACGCCGGGCCTCGCCATTTGAGCGGCGGGATCAGCTCAGGAACTTTGGAAGCGGGACGCGCCATCGGCCCAGTCTAGCGCCTAGCTCTGCGGCGTCACCGAGGCGTGGACGATCGATTGCGCGATTTCATGCGCGCGCCGGCGGATTTCTGGCACGGCTGTAATCTCCCAGAAGCTCCCCTGCGTCAGCGGGCCGATCGCGTGCAGGCGCGAAGAGGGCGCGCCGCGCGCGTCAATCAGCTCGCTGCCCGCGTTGACGTCGAAACCCAAGCCGGTGGCGTCGGGGCGAGCGATTCCGTCGGCGAGGATTTGCCGGATCAAAGCGTCTTCGCAGCGCGCAACATCCGCTGACGCTCCCGTGCAATTGACGATACGGGCGGCGTTGAGCGTTTGGCTCGCACGCGCGCCGCGCGGGCGCCACGTCACGCGCACGCCGTCGCCAGTAGGCAAAACGCTTTCAATTCGGCCCGCGAGCACAGTCAGCGCGCCTGATCGTTGCAAGGCTTCGATTTCACCCGCCGCACCGGGCGCGGCGCGGTGGCGGTGCACGTCCCACCAGATACGCGCGTGGCGCAGGAAACGCCGGCGCGTTTCAAGTGGCCAGCGTCGCCACAAGGGCTGCGTCTTTGGGCGCATGGCGTTCATCACGTCTTGCCATTGCCCGCCGCCAGCGATCGCGGCGCGCGCTTTCTTGCGCAGCATGCCCAGTAGTTCGCTCAGTTCCGCGGGCAGGCGCTCAAGGTCAATTGCGGCGGCATGCCGCTCCGGCTGTGGACGTGGGAGCAGGCCGCGCCGTGAGAGCGCGTAGAGTTTGCCAGTTCGCGGCGCTCTCGTCAGCGCGAGCGCCGTATCCACCATGGTCAGCCCCGCGCCAATGAGGAGCACATCTTCTTGCGGCGCGACGTTTGCAAGCGCGCCTGCGTCCCAAGGACTTGCGATAAAGCGCGTCGCGCCAAGCGCGCTTGCATCGAAAGGCGCAGCAGCGGCGAGATTGCCGAGCGCCAAGATCGCGCGATCGGCGGCGATCGTTTTGCCGGACGCCAAGCCGATGTGAACAAGTTTCGCGGTCAAATGACACGACACGGCTTCGTCATGCACCAGCTTCAGCGAATCCGGCGCCGCGAAATGGCCGGTGACCCTCAGTCGTTCTCCAAGATAGTCGCCGTAGAGCGCGCGCGGCGCGTAGGCGTCGCGCGGCGCATTGTGGCCGCGCTCGCGCAGCCAGTTCCAGAAATCGTCCGGTGCGTCTGGCAACACGCTCATGCGCTCCGCATGGACGTTCAGCAGGTGCGCGAAATTCTGGGTCGAGTAGGCGAGGCCGCGTCCGAAGCCGCCGTAGCGGTCGATCACCGTGACGCGCGCGCCCGTGGTGTTGACGAGTTCGAGCGCGAGCGCCGCGCCGCTGAATCCGCCGCCGATAATGACGATGCGCTGACGCTTCACGCCGCTAACCTCCCGCCAGCGCCCGGCAGACGCAATCGCAATGCGACAGCGTCCGCGCATGGCTCCGCGCTACAAACGCATGACCCGATTGACAGGTTGCGTCGTTCGCGCTGGTTAATGCCCATGGCCGACAAACCCACCGCGCTTGAGGATCGTGGCGCCGATGTGCGCCTGCGTTCGCCTTCTGCTGCGCGCAATCGCGAGCCCGTGCTGGGCGTCTTGCGCCGCGTGCTGCCGGCGGATGGGCGCGTATTGGAAATCGCATCTGGCACGGGCGAGCACGCAATCCATTTCGCGCGGGCGATGCCGGGGCTCACGTGGCGCAGTAGCGACCCCGACGCCGCCTCGCGCGCCAGCATCGTGGCCTGGATCGAGAGCGAGGGGTTGGCCAATATTCTACCGCCGCTCGAGATCGATACCCGCAGCGCCAATTGGGGGATCGAGGACGAACGTTTCGACGCCATCGTGTCGCTCAACATGATCCATATCGCGCCGTGGGAAGCGGCGCTGGGCCTCATCGACGGCGCGGCGCGGTTGCTCAAGGCGAACGGCGTGCTTTTTCTCTACGGTCCATTCAAACGCGATGGGGCGCACACCGCCCCCTCCAACGAAGCCTTCGATGCATCCTTGAAATCGCGCGATCCGTCGTGGGGCGTGCGTGATGTCGGCGATGTTGCGCGCGAAGCACAGCGCAAGGGCTTCTCGCTGATGGAGATCGAGGAGATGCCGGCGAACAATTTGTGCGTGGTGTTTGCCCGTTAGCGCAGTTTCGGTTGGCTGCTGCCCGCATTCGGGCGCGAAGCGCTGAATTCGCAACACGTCTGTGGAGATCGCGCGCATCTCTCCGACGTTTAATGCGCGCGCCGTATTTGCTTCGCTCAGCGCGCCTATATCAGCGCCGCGAACGCAGCTTCGTTCGCGTGAGTTAGGAGCAAGCGCGCATGCGCGTTGCGATGAGAATGTTTGAGGCGGCGATTTGCACCGCTCTTGTTTTTGGCTTCGGCGCGATTGTCGCCGATGGCGCGAGGGTGGCGGCCGGGGCCGTCTTCTAAGTTCAACTCAACCGAAGGCGTCGCGATCTCGCGGCGCCTTCATTGTTTCTAGGCCAATGTTTTCAGCATCGCTTCAGTGTTGGTCTCAGCCGGCTGATCTTCACCGCCCATCGCTTGGCGGAATTTCTCCTGGATCAGCTGGCGGATAGTGTCTTCCGTCGCGCGCCGTTCTTCCGGCGACATCTGCGCCAGATCTGCCTCGCTCAAACCAAGCTGCTCCAGGATCTGTTCGCGCATCCGCTCCATTGGGGTTTTGCGCGCTTCTTCGAGGAAGATGTCGGTAGCGCTCGGCGCGCTGATCGTCGTCGGCGGCTCGTCGAGCCTTTGCAACGCAAGCACCGTTTCAAACGACAAAGGCGTCGCTTGCGAGGCCGGCAAAATCGACAGTGCGCCGGCAGAATTTGCCGCGTTAGCGCCGCCGACCTTTTGTTCAAACCAGGTTTGCGCGGCCTCATCGGCGCGTTTCACGCCCAAGGACTGCAGAACGGAGGGTGAGAAGCTCAGAGGCGAGATCGTCATGCCATTAAGCATGCAAACGTCGGGCCGGGCCCCGCGGTGTTCTAGCGCGTCGGCATCGGCTTTTCGCCGCGATAATCGTAGAAGCCGCGCTGCGTCTTGCGGCCGAGCCAGCCGGCCTCGACGTATTTCACCAACAGCGGACACGGGCGATACTTCGGATCGGCAAGGCCTTCGTAGAGCACTTGCATGATCGAAAGGCAGGTATCGAGGCCGATGAAATCCGCAAGCTCAAGCGGCCCCATCGGATGATTGGCGCCGAGCTTCATTGCTTTGTCGATCGCTTCAACCGAGCCGACGCCTTCGTACAAAGTATAAACCGCCTCGTTGATCATCGGCACCAGCACGCGGTTGACGATGAAGGCGGGGAAGTCCTCGGCGTTGGCGATCGTCTTGCCCAGGCTTTCCACGAACGCGAGCGTCGTGTCGTAGCTCTCTTGGCTGGTCGCGAGGCCGCGGATGATTTCCACGAGCTTCATCAACGGTGCGGGGTTCATGAAATGAACGCCGATGAACTTATCCGGCCGATCCGTGGTCGCCGCGAGGCGCGTGATCGAAATCGACGACGTGTTGGAGGCCAAGATCGCTTCGGGCTTCAGCACCGCGCGCAGATCGTGGAAAATTTTCCGCTTCGGCTCTTCTTGCTCGACGATCGATTCAATCACGAGATCGCAGGCGCCGAGATCAGTCAGCTTCGCCGCGCCTTTGATCCGTTTGAACGCGGAATCGGCGTCGGACTGCGTGATGGTTTCCTTGTGAACCTGACGCGCGAGGTTCTGCTGGATCAGTCCCATCGCAACATCGATGCGCGCGCCGTCGGCGTCGTTCAGCAGCACGTCGTAACCGGCGAGCGCACAGACATGCGCGATGCCGCTGCCCATTTGGCCGGCGCCGATCACGCCTACCGTCCGAATAGTGCTCTTCCCGGCCATCCGACCCCTCGGAACTAGTCCAAACGTCTATGTTGCAGTGCAGCAAGCATCCTACGCCACTGTCCGGAACGCAAGGTCCGAAAGCTCATAGGGCAGGCATGCTTCCTGACCTGCGCCGGGGAGGGCGCAGGTATCTGGGTTAACCGGGATTGGCGGTTCGCGGAAGGGCTCAGACGCCGGCTTTGGTCAACGCGTCCATCAGCTCAGGCACGGCGGTCTTGTAATCGGCCACCAAACCATAATCGGCGACTTGGAAGATCGGCGCTTCCTCGTCCTTGTTGATGGCGACGATGACCTTCGAGTCCTTCATGCCGGCGAGGTGTTGAATGGCCCCCGAAATGCCGATCGCGACGTAAAGCTCCGGCGCGACGATCTTGCCGGTTTGACCGACCTGATAGTCGTTCGGCGCGTAGCCGGCGTCGACTGCCGCGCGCGAAGCGCCGACCGCCGCGCCCAGCTTATCGGCCAGCGGGTCGAGCACTTTGTGGAACTCATCGCTCGAGCCCATGGCGCGGCCGCCCGAGACGACGCGCTTTGCAGCGGCCAATTCCGGACGATCCGACTTCGCCATGTCCTCCGACACGAACGCGGACTTGAACGGCCCTGCTGGCGCGGCGACGGTTTCAACCGAAGCGCTGCCGCCGGCGCCCGCCGCTTTGAACGCAGTCGGCTGCACGGTGAGGACTTTCTTTGGCTGGCTGTCCTTCACGGTGATCAGCGCATTGCCGGCGTAGATGCCGCGCACGAACGTATCCGCGCCCTCAATCCCGATCACGCCCGACACCTGCGCGACGTCCAACTTCGCGGCAATGCGCGGCGCGGCATTGCGGCCGGTGGTGGAGGCGGGGAATAGGATCGCGTCATAACCGCCGGCGAGCGGCACGATGAGCGCCTCCATCGGCTCGGCCATTTGTTTGGCGAGCGTCGCCCCGTCGGCGTGCAGCACTTTACGCACGCCGTCGATCTTGGCGGCTTCCGCTGCAACGGCGCCGGCGTTCGAGCCCGCGACCAGCACGTCGATATCGCCGCCCATCGCCTTCGCGGCGCTGACGACCTTGTGGGTGGCGTCCTTCAAGGAAACGTTGTCGTGCTCCGCGATAACAAGCAGGGCCATCTCAGATCACTCCTGCTTCTTTGAGCTTGCCGACCAATTCCTCGGCGGTTTTCACTTTGATGCCGCCCGAGCGCTTCGGCGGTTCGGCGGTTTTCACCGCCTTCAGGCGCGGACTGGTGTCGACGCCGTAATCGGCGGCGGTTTTCACGTCGATCGGCTTTTTCTTCGCCTTCATGATGTTCGGCAGCGAGGCGTAACGCGGCTCGTTCAAGCGAAGGTCGGTGGTGATGATCGCCGGCAGGTCGACGTCGAGCGTTTGCAGGCCGCCATCCACTTCGCGCGTTACCGCGGCCTTGCCGTCGTGCAGCACGATCTTTGAGGCGAACGTCGCTTGCGGCCAGTCGAGCAGAGCGGCCAGCATCTGCCCCGTCTGGTTCGAGTCATCGTCGATGGCTTGTTTGCCGAGGATGACGATGTTGGGCTGTTCGGCGTCGATTACTGCCTTCAGCAGTTTCGCAACCGCCAGCGGCTCAACTTCGCCTTCGGCTTTGATCAGGATGCCGCGATCGGCGCCCATGGCGAGCGCGTTGCGGATCGTCTCCTGCGCTTGCTCAGGCCCAATCGACACGGCAATGATCTCGGCGCCCGGATTGGCCGCGTGACCGCCGCCGCCTTCCTTCATGCGCACGGCCTCTTCGACCGCGATTTCGCAGAACGGGTTGATCGACATCTTCAGGTTGGAGAGATCGACGCCGGACCCATCCGGCTTCACCCGGACCTTCAAATTGTAATCGAGCACCCGTTTGACGGGGACGAGGATTTTCATCGCAAATCCTTGAGCTAACGCCTGCGCCGCAGCGCAGCATGAATGAGCGCGCGGACACTAGCTGTAGGGATTCCGACCCGTCAATGCGGACGCCAGGGAAGTTCAGTCACCGCGACAATACGGCAGGCCAATTCCTGTTCGCGGACTGGATGTGGCCCGGGATATCGCCCTCCCAGCGACGCTGAATCTCGTCATTGTAGTTCAGGTAAAGGCGGCCATCGACGATACGCCAGTTCGTCGGGTCGGCCGAGGCGGTATAGCCCTGGCTCACCGCCCAAGCGCAATAGCCGCCATATTGTGGCAGGTACCGCGCCGGGTTCGCGCGGAAGGACGCGAGATTGGCGGCGTTGGCGAAGCGATATTCGACCCCGTTATGTACGGTCCGGAATTGCGTGGCGCCGCGTGTCGGTTGGCCTGCCGCAAAATACGCGACCACATCATAGCCGCTCACGGCGACGTTGGAGAACGCAGCGGTATAGACCTGCGGTTTCTCGGCGTAGGCCGGCGCGGCGGGGGCGATGATAGCTGTGGCGATGGCGGCTGCGAGAAGCAATTTGCGAAGCATTGGGGAGGCTCCTGTTAGGCGTGGTTGGCGATGGCAGCCGGCGCGGCGCGCGCGGGTATGCCAGCGTTGGGAACGAAAGCGCGAGCGAGGTCGCGGATGAGGCCAAGGATCTCGTTGCGGCGAATGAAAAGCAGTACGATCGAACTGATCCAGATCGTCACCGCCGCGACGAAGAGCCCGCCGCCGTCATTGTTTGGGTCGATCCCGAGCGGCGTGAACAGATGGAAGCTCACCGCGCCCGTCATCACCGCTAGCCCAATCGCTGCGCCGAGGGCGTTGAGGCGCGTGAAACGCGGCAGCAGCCCGACCAGCAGCAGCGTTGACGCCGCCAATTCCGCCGAGCCGATCACGTACTGGCTGAAGAGCCCGGTGTGCCCAAACAGCCCCGCGAGCCCAAGCGTTCCGGCCCATCCGTCAAGCCGACCGAAGATTTCCTGGGTGTTGGGGTGGTCGGTGAATTTGAAGCGCAGACTGTCAAGAAACACGATCGCGGCGAACACCGAAATCGCGGCCGGGCCAAAGCGGCGGACGTAAGCGAGCATAGGAACCTCGAACTCTTGTCCGTGAGGACGTTCGAAGCGCGCACGTGGTTACGTCACCACCGCAAAAATTTGGAGCCGATCAAGCCCCCAAGCGCCGCGCACAACGCGATCGCCGCGACGTACCACGTCGTGACGAACGCAATGGAATCCACAGGGCAATACATCGAATAAGCCATTGCGCCGATACCGCCAGACACCGCTCCGATCGCAGCCCCTGTCAGTGCAAGCCGTGTCGGCGCGAGCCCTCGGATCAGCCAGAGCAGCAGCGCCGCCGTCGGCGCCGCAAGCACGGGCACCAACACCAGGCACCACGGAAAGCCGCCGCCCATCCAAGCGTCCATCCGGTCCTGCGGCGCTTCGCCCATCAGCGCGATGACGGTGGCCAGGATCGCTGCGGCGACGAAGATCGCCACTACCGCTATGCGCCAGCCGAGCGGTCGGCCGGGCCGCGCAAGCCGCAACGCCAACGGCAGCACCATTGCCGCCGCGAACGCGGAGAAAACTGATTTCCACATCACGGGCATCCGCGCGGCCGCCATGTCGTCGCGCACCCCGAGAGCGATCACGACAATCAAAGCCGCAATCAGCAAGCCGCCCAGCAATGTGGCCGCCAGACGCCACACCCATTGCTTGCGGTCGGCGGGCTCAACCCCACGCGCCAGCATGTCGATGAGTTGATCGGTCTTCACGCGCTTTGCTCCGTTTCACGGCCCATCAGGCGCATGAGCGCCTTCATGCCGCGATGAATGGAAATCTTGATGTCGGACTCGCTGAGGCCCGTCAGATCCGCAGCCTCCCGCACGCTTTTTTCTTCGAGCTTCACCAGTTCGATGGCGCGGCGTTGCTTGGGGGGCAGTTTTGCGAGCAGCGCGTTTACGTCGCGCTTGGCGTCGCTCGCGTCGATGTCGGGATCGGCTTCGCCGATCTCATGGTCGTCTATGGAATCGTGGGCGCCGCGCCTTTTGGTGCGGCGGAGATGATCGATCAGCCGGTAGCGTGCGATCGCGTACATCCAAGCCGTGAGCGGGAAGGTGGGGTCATAGGTGTCGCGCCTCGTGTGCAAGGCCACGAGCGTCTCCTGCACGAGGTCCTCGGCATCCTCTGGATTGCCGCGCAGCCGGTTGCGGAAAAATGCACGCAATAAGCCCGCCGCCGCGCCGAGGAATGCACGATGGGCGGCCTCATCCCCGTTGAGGCCAGCGAGCACCCACGCCCGCAGCTGCGCTTCATTGGCCATCATGACGGCTTAAGGGAGATACGGCCGCCCGGTCCATCCGGTTACGGCGCTGCGTTCCGGTAGGGATCGGCCTTGTAGATCCCCAGAACCCTGAGCGACGTAGAGAAAAATCCGAGTTCCTCAAGCGCCAGCTTCAGCCCGCGCTCGCTGGGGTGTCCGACCACCTCCGCGTAGAACATCGCCGCGGAGAAACCGCCGCCTTCGAGATAGCTCTCAAGTTTCGTCATGTTGACGCCATTGGTGGCGAAGCCGCCGAGAGCTTTGTACAGCGCGGCCGGC
This window of the alpha proteobacterium U9-1i genome carries:
- a CDS encoding iron-uptake factor PiuC, translating into MTHILRAVLSPEDLARVRQELDELTWKPGKRTAGPAARGVKENLQADGANSRTQALERFVADALRRHALFEIAARPAKLSRLLFSRYEPGMTYGTHTDDALMGQGDARIRTDLAFTIFLSDRGSYEGGALTIESSLGEQSIKLEAGDALLYPAGSIHQVAPVQQGVRLAAVGWLQSVIADPQQRELLFDLSIARSRLAEAGVAREDVLRLDKAVSNLLRMWAKP
- a CDS encoding hydroxyacylglutathione hydrolase, which translates into the protein MKRQRIVIIGGGFSGAALALELVNTTGARVTVIDRYGGFGRGLAYSTQNFAHLLNVHAERMSVLPDAPDDFWNWLRERGHNAPRDAYAPRALYGDYLGERLRVTGHFAAPDSLKLVHDEAVSCHLTAKLVHIGLASGKTIAADRAILALGNLAAAAPFDASALGATRFIASPWDAGALANVAPQEDVLLIGAGLTMVDTALALTRAPRTGKLYALSRRGLLPRPQPERHAAAIDLERLPAELSELLGMLRKKARAAIAGGGQWQDVMNAMRPKTQPLWRRWPLETRRRFLRHARIWWDVHRHRAAPGAAGEIEALQRSGALTVLAGRIESVLPTGDGVRVTWRPRGARASQTLNAARIVNCTGASADVARCEDALIRQILADGIARPDATGLGFDVNAGSELIDARGAPSSRLHAIGPLTQGSFWEITAVPEIRRRAHEIAQSIVHASVTPQS
- a CDS encoding SAM-dependent methyltransferases; translated protein: MADKPTALEDRGADVRLRSPSAARNREPVLGVLRRVLPADGRVLEIASGTGEHAIHFARAMPGLTWRSSDPDAASRASIVAWIESEGLANILPPLEIDTRSANWGIEDERFDAIVSLNMIHIAPWEAALGLIDGAARLLKANGVLFLYGPFKRDGAHTAPSNEAFDASLKSRDPSWGVRDVGDVAREAQRKGFSLMEIEEMPANNLCVVFAR
- a CDS encoding 3-hydroxybutyryl-CoA dehydrogenase → MIGAGQMGSGIAHVCALAGYDVLLNDADGARIDVAMGLIQQNLARQVHKETITQSDADSAFKRIKGAAKLTDLGACDLVIESIVEQEEPKRKIFHDLRAVLKPEAILASNTSSISITRLAATTDRPDKFIGVHFMNPAPLMKLVEIIRGLATSQESYDTTLAFVESLGKTIANAEDFPAFIVNRVLVPMINEAVYTLYEGVGSVEAIDKAMKLGANHPMGPLELADFIGLDTCLSIMQVLYEGLADPKYRPCPLLVKYVEAGWLGRKTQRGFYDYRGEKPMPTR
- a CDS encoding electron transfer flavoprotein alpha subunit; its protein translation is MALLVIAEHDNVSLKDATHKVVSAAKAMGGDIDVLVAGSNAGAVAAEAAKIDGVRKVLHADGATLAKQMAEPMEALIVPLAGGYDAILFPASTTGRNAAPRIAAKLDVAQVSGVIGIEGADTFVRGIYAGNALITVKDSQPKKVLTVQPTAFKAAGAGGSASVETVAAPAGPFKSAFVSEDMAKSDRPELAAAKRVVSGGRAMGSSDEFHKVLDPLADKLGAAVGASRAAVDAGYAPNDYQVGQTGKIVAPELYVAIGISGAIQHLAGMKDSKVIVAINKDEEAPIFQVADYGLVADYKTAVPELMDALTKAGV
- a CDS encoding electron transfer flavoprotein beta subunit, coding for MKILVPVKRVLDYNLKVRVKPDGSGVDLSNLKMSINPFCEIAVEEAVRMKEGGGGHAANPGAEIIAVSIGPEQAQETIRNALAMGADRGILIKAEGEVEPLAVAKLLKAVIDAEQPNIVILGKQAIDDDSNQTGQMLAALLDWPQATFASKIVLHDGKAAVTREVDGGLQTLDVDLPAIITTDLRLNEPRYASLPNIMKAKKKPIDVKTAADYGVDTSPRLKAVKTAEPPKRSGGIKVKTAEELVGKLKEAGVI
- a CDS encoding extracytoplasmic function alternative sigma factor is translated as MKTDQLIDMLARGVEPADRKQWVWRLAATLLGGLLIAALIVVIALGVRDDMAAARMPVMWKSVFSAFAAAMVLPLALRLARPGRPLGWRIAVVAIFVAAAILATVIALMGEAPQDRMDAWMGGGFPWCLVLVPVLAAPTAALLLWLIRGLAPTRLALTGAAIGAVSGGIGAMAYSMYCPVDSIAFVTTWYVAAIALCAALGGLIGSKFLRW
- a CDS encoding RNA polymerase sigma-70 factor, with protein sequence MMANEAQLRAWVLAGLNGDEAAHRAFLGAAAGLLRAFFRNRLRGNPEDAEDLVQETLVALHTRRDTYDPTFPLTAWMYAIARYRLIDHLRRTKRRGAHDSIDDHEIGEADPDIDASDAKRDVNALLAKLPPKQRRAIELVKLEEKSVREAADLTGLSESDIKISIHRGMKALMRLMGRETEQSA